A region from the Vicia villosa cultivar HV-30 ecotype Madison, WI linkage group LG3, Vvil1.0, whole genome shotgun sequence genome encodes:
- the LOC131661051 gene encoding uncharacterized protein LOC131661051, translated as MGKSSTSLKKKHSKTSSKSKASSRSKSRKYKSKKARRHEVSLSSSDYDDSKNMDTSVSSSSEDRSKRKRDRSRTRKDVKSRKKRSRRRSCSSDSSEDSLFARKRKKEKRKNKYDETKEKSRRKKKVKIEASASPVSSGSRSCSICPGGNESNDNVEYERYRGRTERKEKDKRRLRGRSGSAKSGRYRARSCSPCSSPHGECNYEGTEEKYVPENKTRWLRSVITVANEGDESRQFSGNETKEEIVDDLDYPCRSNDSNDGGSKRELDHHHTQRTPEEEMRAKDDIVDMNGDVNFTEPKLCDISSLEVCVGTSEPIKEETNDVSRALNDVDLELILRQRALENLRKFRGQVQSHAKASEQENKIVSQVKQPNTDKEELVQDKYNISNVAIATKFGKQAPVEETSLPVGRRNLVTYPKNNGRNLKVDKEMSGSAKIQMASAPEKVDADSHSEVVTESTNNKTGNLESTPSKSCHDSLQSRSSLKQTTVSGLPREKLVLAESIKNAGTFEAAHTSSHNGSDNVKGIRGVPSAGSEPSILEPKFEHNNLDKGKDVANAHSQFKSKQTSDSREPSNAKLPVSEADEERNAAKTTQSSVQNIDSSATDIVESRNVATLESVENNPGKLQDGSNQGSQFEQKTMTVMRGGELVQVSYKVYIPKKTPALARRQLKR; from the exons TCAAAGGCTAGCAGTAGAAGTAAGAGTAGGAAATATAAATCAAAGAAGGCTCGTCGCCATGAGGTTTCTCTTTCTAGCTCAGACTATGATGATTCAAAAAACATGGACACATCGGTGTCTTCTAGTTCTGAAGATAGGTCTAAAAGAAAAAGGGATCGGTCTCGCACAAGAAAAGATGTGAAAAGTCGTAAGAAGAGGTCTCGGAGACGGTCATGCAGCAGTGACAGCAGTGAGGACTCTCTCTTTGCCCGGAAGAGAAAAAAGGAGAAGAGGAAAAACAAGTATGATGAGACAAAGGAGAAATCCCGTAGGAAGAAAAAGGTTAAGATAGAAGCGAGTGCTAGTCCGGTGAGCAGTGGGTCACGAAGCTGCTCAATATGTCCGGGTGGGAATGAGAGCAACGATAATGTTGAATATGAGCGCTACAGGGGAAGAActgaaagaaaggaaaaagacaaAAGACGATTGAGGGGAAGAAGTGGAAGTGCCAAGAGTGGTAGATATAGGGCTAGGAGTTGTTCACCTTGCAGTAGTCCCCATGGTGAATGTAATTATGAAGGGACTGAAGAGAAATATGTGCCCGAGAACAAAACGAGGTGGCTCCGATCAGTTATTACTGTTGCAAACGAAGGGGATGAGTCTAGACAATTTTCTGGAAATGAAACCAAAGAGGAAATTGTAGATGATCTTGACTATCCTTGTAGAAGTAACGACAGTAACGATGGGGGCTCAAAGAGGGAGTTGGATCATCATCATACACAGCGTACACCAGAAGAGGAAATGAGGGCCAAGGATGATATAGTAGATATGAATGGCGATGTTAACTTTACAGAGCCCAAACTTTGTGATATCAGCAGCCTTGAAGTTTGTGTTGGGACAAGTGAACCTATAAAGGAGGAAACAAATGATGTTTCTAGGGCTCTGAATGATGTTGATTTGGAGTTAATTCTTAGACAAAGAGCTTTGGAAAACTTAAGAAAGTTCCGAGGTCAAGTCCAGTCCCACGCAAAAGCTTCTGAACAGGAAAATAAAATTGTCAGCCAAGTGAAGCAACCAAACACCGATAAAGAGGAACTGGTCCAAGATAAATATAATATCAGTAATGTTGCTATAGCGACAAAATTTGGTAAGCAAGCACCTGTAGAAGAAACTAGTTTGCCTGTTGGGAGAAGAAATTTAGTTACTTATCCGAAAAACAATGGAAGGAATTTGAAAGTGGACAAAGAAATGTCTGGTTCTGCTAAGATTCAAATGGCTAGTGCACCAGAAAAAGTGGATGCAGACAGCCATAGCGAAGTAGTCACTGAATCTACTAATAACAAGACGGGCAATTTGGAATCCACCCCATCAAAATCTTGCCATGATTCACTCCAAAGTCGCTCATCTCTGAAGCAAACAACCGTGTCCGGACTTCCTCGTGAAAAGCTGGTTTTGGCAGAAAGTATTAAAAATGCGGGTACTTTTGAAGCTGCTCATACCTCGAGTCACAATGGCAGTGATAATGTCAAAGGCATTAGAGGCGTTCCTTCTGCTGGTTCTGAACCTTCTATTCTTGAACCTAAATTTGAGCATAATAACTTGGATAAGGGAAAAGATGTTGCCAATGCTCATTCTCAGTTTAAATCTAAGCAAACATCTGATTCACGCGAACCTTCTAATGCAAAGTTGCCGGTGAGCGAGGCTGATGAAGAAAGGAATGCGGCTAAGACAACACAATCTTCAGTCCAGAATATTGATAGCAGTGCGACAGACATTGTCGAGTCACGCAATGTTGCTACCCTTGAATCTGTAGAAAATAATCCAGGCAAACTACAAGATGGATCCAACCAGGGCTCTCAATTTGAGCAGAAAACAATGACTGTGATGCGGGGTGGTGAATTGGTGCAG GTTAGCTACAAGGTCTATATCCCTAAGAAAACCCCTGCCTTGGCTAGAAGGCAACTAAAGCGATGA